The following DNA comes from Rhizobium lusitanum.
CAGGTCGAGCGCGTGCAATACATCAACGGATCGTCCTGGAGCCTTTCCGTTGGGTCCGTGGACAGCAGGATCGGCTTATCGAGCGAGGAATGCTCGATGTAAAACAGCACGGCATAGATCTCGCTGGTGTTCTGGGCATCCTGCGCCAGGCGCGCGGTCAGGGACATACGCCTCATGGCATCACCCACACGGAGAAGGATTTTCGGAATTCAACGCCGACGATCGCTTCGGCCGGCATAGTGTCGCCGAACATGCAGAGCCACCGTGCCGATAGAAGGATCTGACGGCCAGCCGCCGTCAGAAGCGGCCGGCCATCGGCCGCGTAAAGCTTCCATCCGTCTGTCGTGGGGTCGGGCATATAGAACGGCTTCGAACCGCGCGAAGTCGTGCTGCGATGGAAGCGGTCAAAAATGGCTTTGCCGTTCCGGTCAACCAGGATGGACAGGCTGACCTGATCGGCGACCGAGGAAAAGCGTGAGCGATAGCTGGGAGGGCCGGCTTCGTTATTTCGTTTGAGACGGCTTTCCTGCGGCGAGCTTTGCCAACTCTCCCGCTCCGGCTTCGGCAATTCGATCGGCCAGGTCGCGACAGTCATAGGCGGCCATCCCGGCCGCGTCCGACCGATGGATAAGACTTGCCTGAATGTGCGTTGCGGAGTGCCATGACCAACCAAAGAAAAGGCCGGGAAGACCCGGCTGGATTGGCTCGATCATGGCCCGAGCTGGGCATGGCAAAACAGCCGCAAGGGCTTGTGGGTAAGGTGGCGAGGTGTCTGGAGGGTGAAAAACCCTTACACTTTTTCGGGGCGGTTCGCTAGCACCTGGTCAGCGGGAAATACCCCGTCGCTTGACGCCGAAGGTCCGATTGAGCGTCTTTGACGCGCCGCCGCCCTTGGTGCCCATGGCATCGCCGACCGTGTCGGAAATCACGAACTTCGTCTGGCGAGCGCCCCGTTCATCGGTCGTCTGCTCGGCCTGGACGTTTGCGCCGGAATAATTGTGGAACTCGATCTTGCCGAATGGATCGCCGCCCGACGGATTGACGACCGTCTGACCGCCGCCAACGACGCCACCGCGATCGTAGCCGCGATAGCCGAGGCGCATTCCTTCAACCACGGCAGCGCCGCCGGCACGTCGAACATCGTCCTGGCTCCAGATAACCTCGCCCTTGTGGGCGATGCCGGCCGGCTGCAACCTTCCGCCATCGCCGGTATAGCCGCCACCATCAAAACCCTTGGTCAGGAACGAAGAATACGTCGTATTCGGCTTCCAGAAGACGCTCGACGGATCGGAGACGCTACCCCCAAACAGCGAGGTGAAGAAGTTGGACGTGCCGCCGATCAGCGAACCGAACAGGCCACCTGTCGCCCCGGTTGCTCCATTGGTTCCAGCGCCAGTAACCATGCCGCCAAGGTTCTGACCGAACTGCCCGAGGCCGCTCCCAAAGACACCGAGGTTTTGCGTCGCCCCTTGCGAGCCAGCCGCCAATTTGGTGAGCGCCTGCGCTGCCTGGTTGCCAGACGATTGAATGTCTGGCCAAACGGCGGTTTGAGCTGAGGTCGAACCGCTCATCCCGCCCTTGTTTATGCCATCCCAGTTGCCGATGCCTGTCCTTGCCGCGCCGTACCACGACCCCCAACCGTTTCGTTTGGCATAATCGAGCGCGAAATCGACTCCGGCCGGCCCATTCGCGGCGAGCCGAGGATCAAGGCCGGTCTTGCTTTGGAAAGCGTTGCCGAGGCCGCCGCCCGTGTAGAGCTGAAACGGGCCGAAGGACGGCTCCTGCACGCCGTTCTTGAATACGCCGGATTGCATATTCCAGCTATTAAGGCCGCCTTCCGATTTCGCAACGTTAAGCGCGACGTTCGGATCGATGCCGCGCTTCAAGGCCGCCTGGGTAATGTAAGAGGCAATGGAGCCGTTTGCCGCTGCGCCGTTGTTGTTGGCGGCAGTCAAGGCGGAAGCCTGATTGGAACCGCCCGTCAGGAGATTGCCGACGCCGGCCGAGACGCCGCCATTGATCATGACGGTTCCCGCCGTCACGGCCATGGAGGCAACCGACTGCCCGCCGCCAACCATCTGCTTGAACGCACCGCTCAGTCCGCCAGCGTCAGCAATTGTGCCGTAGTTCGAGCCGGTCAACGCATTCTTCAGAGGGTTCGTCACGCCCAGCTGAAGGAGCGTCTTTTTGCATCGGTGGCAACGCTATCCAGAGCGCCTTTCACATCGCCCGAACTGAGCTTATCGACAGCGCCGTCTATGGCGTCTTCCTCGGCTTTTCGAATCGTGTTCCAGGCATCGGTCGTGCGAGAGAGCTGCTGGTTCCATTTCTCCGTTTCGACGGCGGCGGCGCGGATGCCCTTGGCAATGCCGCCGTTGGGATCGGTGCCCATCTGCTTGATCTTCGCTTCGGCGTCGTACTGCGCGAGAAGCATCGACTGATCGGTCGTTCCTCGGCCGGCGATCGACGTCTGAAACCGCAGGCGGTCGATGTTGCGCTGTTGATCGCTGAGATAGGACGCCGCATTGGCATTGCGCTGCGCCTCTGCCACGCCGTCATAGGCGGCGCGCAACTTCGTGATCGTATCGAGCAGCGCTGCTTTTTCCGCGCCCTCCAACTTCGCCGCAGCCAGGACCAGCGGCCGAAGTTGCAGCTCCGTCTGCAGAGCCGTAGCCGCCTGATCGGCCGTGATCGTACCGGCGGCAACCTGCGCAGTCAGCTTGGCCCGGATCTCGGTCTCGGTCTGCATGTCGGTCGCCTGCGTTTGCGCAGTCGCGATCGTCTCCTGAATGACCTTGTTGCGTTCACGGGCAACGCTCGCCTCAAGCTCGGTCGAGCCGATCTCCTGCGCTCCCAGCTGCAACCTTGCGCGCCGCGCTTCCAGTTCGGCCCGGATCGCCGGATTGCGCTCGTTCTGGATCTGGATATCGATCCGATCCAGCTCGCTCGCCCTGGCTTGCTTGTTGATCAACGCATCGAGCGCGCGGGTTTGGGCGTCGATCGCCGCCGTGATCCGCTCGCGCTGGGTATCGTCAATGCCTGTGACGTTCAGGCCGGACTGCATCGCTGCGATGCTGTTGCGATAGGATTCGATCCGCTGGGAATCGCTGTTGGCGGGCGACGCATCGGCGGCGCTGACCGCCGCCTGACTCAGCCTGATATCGTTCGCAGCTTTCTGGCGGGCGGCGGCTTCGTCGTCGCGCTTTTTTATCTGGGCATCAAGTCCGTCAACCTGCGCTTGAGCCGAACCGGTTCCCCAGCCGAAGGGCATGCTCTGCGCATTCTGAAGTCGAACCCGCGCCATGGCCCGCTGATCTTCCAGCGAGGGACCGTTGACGACATTGTCCGTGAATCGACCAACAGCATCCCACGAATTGCTTGCGTTCCTCGACACGAAATCCCATGCCCGGCCGAAAGCCGTCGTCGCTTCAGTGGCGCTGGCGAGCTTCCTCGGAAGCGCATCGAGAAGAACAGCTTGAGCCTCGGACTGCCGATTTGAGCGCGCAAGGTTCGTGGCCTGCCGCGCCGTGGCAGCGTCGATCAGGCCGTATTGCTGATAGAGTGCCTGCGCCGCTTTTTCCGGATCGGCGAACATCTGCGCCAACGCCTGGCCGGCTGCGTCGCTGTCCGTGCCGATAGTCGCGCCAAAATCCTTGCTGATCGAGATCAGCTTCTCGAAGTTCTCAGAACCGATCTTGCCGGTGCGCAGGAACGCCGCTTCCATCGAGCGAGCCGACGAAACCGAAATACCGGCATTGGAAGCACCGGCCTGGGCCGAGGCTTCCATGCTGGCTTGCGTGCCGGTCACTGCTCGGCCGAGGCCGGAAGCAGCGGTCTCGACTTCCTTGGTCGATGCCAGATAATCGCCCCACGCCTTGCCGCCGAGGGCGAGCGCCGCAGCGAGTGCACCGACGCCGACGGTAACAGGCGTAATGAACTTCGCCGCTCCGGACGCAAGCGTGCTGAAATCCTTCAGCGCGGCATTGACGCCACCCTGGCCAGCATAGAGCTGCAGGATCTGCGGACCCTGTTGAATGGCGACCATGCCGAGCGGCATGCCTCCGCCGATCCCCTGACCAACGTCGAACAGCTGATAGGTCAGGTTCTGACGACGAAACTGAGAGTTCCGGTCGCTGCCACCGTTGCTGCCATTGCCCTTGATCGCATCGATCGAACCCAACGCGGCCCGGCGCTGGCGGGTGAGCGCAGCCGTCATTTCGTCGGCCGAGATCGCGCCGACCTTGTGTGCCTCGCGGATATCGGCGACGGCGGATTTGTAGTTGGTAACGACAGCAAAGAGCGGATTGTATTTCGCGCGCAGCTGGTCGAGCTGCTGACCATAGGCGGTGATATCGGCTCCGCGATCGGGCGTGATCGTCACCCGATCGACAGCCGCCTGGGCAAAGGCCTTGTTGGCGGCAGCGGCGCTGGCGATCGACGAGGCAAGCGCATTGTAGGCGTTCGTCTCGCGGATCCTGAGATCGATCGCCTGCGACGCGGAGATAGCACCGACGCTCTGCGCCTGGTTGATCTGCTGAAGGGACGTCTGCAGTCTCTGTTGCGCGGCAATGAGCGGATCGAATTTCGCGGCGAGACGATCCAGTTCCTGACCGTAGGCGGCGATATCGGCGGCGCGGGAGTTCGTGTTCGCGGCCGGCTGCGCGATCCGCAGCTGGGCGTCGACCAGCTTCTGGATCTGGACGGCGGTGGTCTCAGCCGCCGTGCCAATACTGGAAAACGCCTGCTTGGTTGTCTGAACGCCAGCGCCGACCTGGCTGGTATCGAGCGTGACGACGGCGGCAAGTCTAAGAGGCGAAGCCATCAATCATCTCCACTATTGAGGACTGGCAGCGCCGCTTCCTCCATAACCCGTACGTCATCCCAAAGGTCGTCGGCGAAACGGCTCCTGCGGAAGACGATGTCACATGCCGTATAATCGAGACCAATCCAGACCAGACCCGCCATCCCGATGCCACTGACGCGCCATTGGGTATCGCAGGCAAGGAAGGCCATGAGGCTATCCCAATTGCAGTCCGCGACCGGATCGAAGTCTTCTTCCTCTGTGGTTCCCGGCGTGGGGATCTTCGCGCCCATCTGAGCAAACTCGCTGCGGAAGGTCGCGTTCATCGCGACAGGCCGGCTCCGGTCGATCCGGCCTGTTCTGTTCAATGCCCAGCTCTTGGCTAGGCTTTCGAGTTTCCCACGCGCGCCTTGTCGTTCGAGACGGCTTCCTCAAAGGCCTTGTTGAGGGCAGCGCGGATGCGATCATGATTGAGGGCCATATCGAGTGCAGCCGCCGTGAATGGGAGGGGATTCCCATGCTCGTCGAGGATACCGCGCCAGTTCTTGATGCTCAGATGATCCATCTTCCGATCATGAGCCTCGATCTTTGCGCCGATCTTTTCCCCTTTTGCTGTAGCGGCCGCATGGTCGCTCAGAAAATCATCGCCACTTGGCAGCTGTTTGACCAGGGCTTTGCGCTCGTCCTGGTTGACCTTCAGTTCATTGCGGCCACGAATGACGAACTCGACCTCGAAGGTCTCTTCCTTCAATGTCCCGGGATTGTCATTGTCCGGTTCAAGGACGGTTACCGGCCACCATGCGGTCAGGTTCGAAACGATTTTGAACATGTTTAAAAGCCCTTTGAAACTTACTTGATGGTGACGAAAAATTCGTCGTTGCCCACAGTCGGCAACGCCATCAGTGGAAGCTGGTTGTTGATGATCTTCTGGTTTTCCGTGTAGGTCGCGCGGCCGAGTTGGAAATTCGCGCCGTCGAAGCCGACGATATTGCCGGCCACGGTGCCGTGCTGCGCAGCCATCACACCAGTCTCATGCGCGCTGGCCATACCGAACCAGTCTATCGTTGCAAGCGAGGCCGCCGCCATGGTCGTCTGACCGGTCATCTGTCGATCAACCGACTCGATGCTTTCGGCGTTGATGAGCAGACGCGGCTGGATGTCCGCGCCAAGATCGAAGGAGAAAGCCTCGCACGCGCCGGCATAGCCGAAGAGCGAGAACGTGGTATTCGCCTTCGAAACCGGAACCGGCTTGATGAACTTCGTAAGATCCATGCCGACCGGCATCGTTGGCGAATCCGAGATGACGCCAAGCAGACCGGTGATAGTGAATGACCAGCGCGCAATCTGCGATGGCTGAAAGTCCAGCTTCCAGGTGCCACGGCAACCAAGCATGATGTGCTTGATGGCACCGTTGACAAAATAGATCGTGGCCGACTCGAAGTTGCTGGAGATCGGATTGTACTTGACGTCCGTATCGACGGTGATGACTTCGGCCATCTGGGAGGCGCGAAGCAAAGGTCCATAGGCGGGCGGCGTGCCCGGATCTCCTGAACCAGCCACTTCGACGTCGAAGGCGATCCGGGCATAGTTACCGGTCAGGATCACACCCTGGTGGCCCATATACGGCAGGATCAGATCACGGCTGACGTCCTGACCAACAGACGGCTCGAAGTTGAAGTTGGATGCCTGGATAGCGTTCAAGGCACCGGTTGGTGTCGGATCGGTGCCGTAAGCGGTCTCGATCTTTACCAGCAGGGCTTTGTTTCTTGCGTATATCGTCATGGATCAGGCCTTTCCCTTTTTGCCGCCGGTCTCTTCTTCGGCTGGGGTTTCAACGACGGCCGGCTGTCCGGCTTGGAGTTCTGTCGCGGTCGATGCCTCGGCCGACGTTTCGGGTGTAACGTCGGCCGGCGCGGCGATCGGCGTCAGGCTTCCGTTCTTTTCGCGGCGATAGGAGCCGCCAGTTTGCGGGTGCGTCATGTGCTCTCCAAAGTTCGAGTGGTTTTCCAGGTCTGGACGAACACGGTTGCTCCTTTGCCGAGCGCCGAACTCGACTGGCTGGCAACCAGCTCGAACAGTTCCTCGCTTTCGTCCCATGCCCAGCCGGCCAGCGCGCCTTCGAT
Coding sequences within:
- a CDS encoding phage tail length tape measure family protein → MASPLRLAAVVTLDTSQVGAGVQTTKQAFSSIGTAAETTAVQIQKLVDAQLRIAQPAANTNSRAADIAAYGQELDRLAAKFDPLIAAQQRLQTSLQQINQAQSVGAISASQAIDLRIRETNAYNALASSIASAAAANKAFAQAAVDRVTITPDRGADITAYGQQLDQLRAKYNPLFAVVTNYKSAVADIREAHKVGAISADEMTAALTRQRRAALGSIDAIKGNGSNGGSDRNSQFRRQNLTYQLFDVGQGIGGGMPLGMVAIQQGPQILQLYAGQGGVNAALKDFSTLASGAAKFITPVTVGVGALAAALALGGKAWGDYLASTKEVETAASGLGRAVTGTQASMEASAQAGASNAGISVSSARSMEAAFLRTGKIGSENFEKLISISKDFGATIGTDSDAAGQALAQMFADPEKAAQALYQQYGLIDAATARQATNLARSNRQSEAQAVLLDALPRKLASATEATTAFGRAWDFVSRNASNSWDAVGRFTDNVVNGPSLEDQRAMARVRLQNAQSMPFGWGTGSAQAQVDGLDAQIKKRDDEAAARQKAANDIRLSQAAVSAADASPANSDSQRIESYRNSIAAMQSGLNVTGIDDTQRERITAAIDAQTRALDALINKQARASELDRIDIQIQNERNPAIRAELEARRARLQLGAQEIGSTELEASVARERNKVIQETIATAQTQATDMQTETEIRAKLTAQVAAGTITADQAATALQTELQLRPLVLAAAKLEGAEKAALLDTITKLRAAYDGVAEAQRNANAASYLSDQQRNIDRLRFQTSIAGRGTTDQSMLLAQYDAEAKIKQMGTDPNGGIAKGIRAAAVETEKWNQQLSRTTDAWNTIRKAEEDAIDGAVDKLSSGDVKGALDSVATDAKRRSFSWA
- a CDS encoding DUF1799 domain-containing protein encodes the protein MNRTGRIDRSRPVAMNATFRSEFAQMGAKIPTPGTTEEEDFDPVADCNWDSLMAFLACDTQWRVSGIGMAGLVWIGLDYTACDIVFRRSRFADDLWDDVRVMEEAALPVLNSGDD
- a CDS encoding phage tail tube protein; translated protein: MTIYARNKALLVKIETAYGTDPTPTGALNAIQASNFNFEPSVGQDVSRDLILPYMGHQGVILTGNYARIAFDVEVAGSGDPGTPPAYGPLLRASQMAEVITVDTDVKYNPISSNFESATIYFVNGAIKHIMLGCRGTWKLDFQPSQIARWSFTITGLLGVISDSPTMPVGMDLTKFIKPVPVSKANTTFSLFGYAGACEAFSFDLGADIQPRLLINAESIESVDRQMTGQTTMAAASLATIDWFGMASAHETGVMAAQHGTVAGNIVGFDGANFQLGRATYTENQKIINNQLPLMALPTVGNDEFFVTIK